Within bacterium, the genomic segment TGACACGCCGTAGATGACCGCCACTTCACCGCTGTAGCCGGTGTACACCGTGCTCTCCACTGCATACCCCATCAACTGGTCGCCCTTTTTAGCTGGATAAAAGATCAGACGGCCCTGTTTTCCCTGATCCTTTTCGATTTTCTCCTTGGCCGGCTGATTGTCAAATCCCGGCATAACTAGGGCCAGGGCGTCGTTGAGCTCTTTTTCTTTGACCAGACGGATCCGATCTGCCGTGGCGTTGTTCACCAGCGCCAGAGCCAGGCCGGAAAAAAGAGCGATGATGAAAATCGGCGCAATGATTCTGGGCGAGACCTGAGGCTTCGGCTGACCGGTCGCGTGGGTTTGTTGGGCACTCATACCTTGACCTCCTTTATCTTCACCGCACCGAAAAGAGCCGGTTTGGTCCATCTGTCGATCAAGGGCGTCAACCCGTTCATGATCAGGATGGCAAAGCTGACGCCTTCGGGAAAGCTGCCCCACAGGCGGATGGCCGCAGTCAACAATCCGCAGCCGGCGCCGAAAATGAGTTGTCCGCCTCTTGACACCGGCGAGGTGACCATATCAGTGGCCATAAAAAAAGCGCCCAGCATCAACGAGCCGGTGGCAAGATGAAAC encodes:
- a CDS encoding RnfABCDGE type electron transport complex subunit D, with the protein product LLGRKIITWQIPLSYIAVVAAITGIMHLIDPAHYASPLFHLATGSLMLGAFFMATDMVTSPVSRGGQLIFGAGCGLLTAAIRLWGSFPEGVSFAILIMNGLTPLIDRWTKPALFGAVKIKEVKV
- a CDS encoding RnfABCDGE type electron transport complex subunit G translates to MSAQQTHATGQPKPQVSPRIIAPIFIIALFSGLALALVNNATADRIRLVKEKELNDALALVMPGFDNQPAKEKIEKDQGKQGRLIFYPAKKGDQLMGYAVESTVYTGYSGEVAVIYGVSADGVVGRVKLLRHNETPGLGSKTGLPGFLNQFENSSLAGFRYAVKKDGGQVNAVTGATISSRAVALAVERGLQNLKLVVAN